In the genome of Pseudomonas fluorescens, the window TCTATGAGTTCTCCCAGCCGCTGATGCGCCAGCTGGGCTTCCCGACGTTGCTCTGCCATCGTCTGATTACTGACGACAGCGGGCGAGTCACTGACTATCAACTGCGTCAGAAAGACCCCAAGCGTCAGTCGGTCCTGGCCTTCAAGAGCCTCTACTACCGGGTGATCGCGGCGGGGGATTCCTACAACGACACCACGATGCTGGGCGAGGCCGATGCCGGGATTCTGTTCCATGCGCCGGACAACGTGATTGCGCAGTTCCCGCAGTTCCCGGCGGTGCATACGTTTGAAGCGTTGAAGCAGGAGTTCATCAAGGCTTCGAACCGGACTCTGAGTGTGTAGTCGTCTGATCTGACGCCTTCGCGGGCAAGCCCGCTCCCACAGGGTTCGGTGATCACCTGTGGGAGCGGGCTTGCTCCGGGCGGCGATCCGACGAAGCTTTTAAAGGTTTTGCAGTGTGTCGAGCAACACCTTCACCTTGGTAATCGATTCCTGATACTCAGCCTGCCACTCCGAGTCCGCAACAATCCCGCCACCGCCCCAGCAACACACCTGCCCGTCCTTGACCAGCAAACTACGGATGGCGATGGAGCTGTCCATCTCGCCCCGCACATCGAGATACAACAATGAACCGCAATACAGTCCGCGTCGGGTCGGCTCCAGCTCGTCGATGATCTGCATGGCGCGAATCTTTGGCGCGCCGGTAATCGAGCCTCCCGGGAAGCTGCCGGCGATCAGGTCCAGGGCGTCGCGCTCATCCGCCAGTTCACCGGTGACGCTGCTCACCAGGTGGTGCACGTTCGGATAGCTTTCCAGGCTGAACAATTCCGGCACCCGTACTGAACCTGTACGGCAGGTACGACCGAGGTCATTGCGCAGCAGGTCGACGATCATCAGGTTTTCCGCCCGGTCCTTGGGGCTGGCCAGCAATTCGGCGGCGTTCGCGGCGTCTTGCTCAGGCGTCAGGCCCCGCGGGCGAGTGCCCTTGATCGGGCGGGTTTCCACATGGCCCTGGCTGATTTTGACGAAGCGTTCCGGCGACAGGCTGAGTACGGCATTGCCATCAGGCAAGCTCTGGAAACCGGAAAAAGGCGTTGGGCACGCTGCGCGCAGTGCGCAGTAAGCGGCCCACGGGTCACCCTGGCAGGGTGCGCGAAACCGTTGGGCGAAATTGACCTGATAACAGTCGCCGGCCTGAATGTACTGCTGGATGCGCTCGATGGCCTGTTGATACTCGTCTGCGCTCAAGTCGGCAGTCATCGGGGTGAGCAGTTTGAAGGGCGCGAGCACTTCCGGGGCAGGCTGGCTGAACAATTCGATCAGGCGCTGACGCTCGCTGTCGGGCAGGGTCGGGTGGAACACCAATTGACTGGTCAGCGAAAGGTGATCGCTGATCAATGCCCAGCTGTACAAGCCGAAACGCGCGTCAGGCAGTTGCAGGTCGTCATGGGCCTGGCTCGGCAGGCGCTCCAGGTGTCGGCCGAAGTCGTAACTCAGGTAGCCGATCAATCCACCGGCAAACGGTAACTCATAAGGTGTCGGCAGACTGGCTTCGCCCAGGCGTGTCAGGTTGTCGCGCAGGCGTTGCAGGAAAGCGTCGCCACTTTCATCGGGCGATACCGTCAGTTGTTCCAGCGGCCAGGCGCTGAGCAGGTCATAGCGACCGCGGTCGGCGCTGGGGCGGCCACTGTCGAGCAGGATGGCGCCGGGAGCATGGCGAATCGCCGCGAAATATTCGGCGGGGTTGGCGCGATAGGGCAGCGGGTGTACGGAGCAGGTCAACATGGGCGGGGGAAGTCAGCCATTGAGGCGGGGTGGCGATTGTAGTCCCCTCGGGGAATTGCTCCTAGAGGGGATGTCGGGGATTGGCAGGTTGGAGGCAGGCATGAGTGCTGTGCAATCTGTCAGATGGTCTTCGCGAGCAGGCTGAACTGGCCTAATAATTCCGGACACCTCTTAAGGGCGATATGATTTCGCCAACTTGGAGGTTCCATGAACGAAAGAAAGGTCTATACCCGCGAGTTCAAGCTGCATGCTGCCAGCATGGTGCTTGATGATAACTGCCCGGTTCCAGAAGTGTGTGCATCGCTGGATATCGGCCCTACCGCTTTACGGCGTTGGGTCGATCAGGTTCGCAAGGAACGCGAGGGACAGCCAGTCAAAGGCACCAAGGCGATTACCGAAGATCAGCGCCAGATCCAGGAACTAAAGGCCAAGATCAAACGCATGGAAATGGAAGCCGAGATCTTAAAAAAGGCTACCGCTCTCTTGATGTCGGATCCCGATCGTTTTCGATGATTGCGGAACTAAGAGAGTCATTCCCGACTGCCATTGTGTGTCGTGTTTTCGATGTGAAGCGCAGCAGCTTTTATGAGTGGCTTCAGCGGCGAGCCAAACCGCGGATCAGACGCGAAGACCTCAAGTTGAAAGTGGTTGAACTGCACAGCGAAAGCCGGGAAGCCATGGGTTCCAGAATGATCAGCAAGAACCTGAAGTCCCAAAACATCGCGATCGGAAGAGGCCTTGTCAGGGCGCTAATGAGGGAGGCCAACATTGTCAGTAAACAACGCCAGCCTCACCCATTCAGATCCAAAGGCGTTGAAGCATTTGTCGCGCCCAATCGACTCAAGCGCAATTTTAAGCCGACTGCAGTTGATCAGGTCTGGTGTGGCGACGTTACCAGCTTGATGGTGGGCGAGCGCTGGGTTCATCTGGCCATCGTGATCGATTTGTTTGCTCGCCGCGTCATTGGCTGGGCGTTTTCGCTGGTCAATGACGCCAACTTGGTCAGCAAGGTGCTACGCATGGCGACAGAGGTGCGAGCGTGTCCTCCTGGACTGATGTTCCATTCAGATCAGGGCTGTCAGTACACCAGTCGCAAGTTTCAAGAAGAACTGAAGCGTCATGGCATTTTGCAAAGCATGAATCATCGCGGGCAGTGCTGGGACAATGCTCCAACGGAGCGTTTTTTCGGCACGCTGAAATCAGAATGGGTGCCTCGTAGTGGCTACAGCAAGATCGAGGAAGCAAAAACCGATATGGTGCGTTTCTTCCTGTACTACAACCGCACCAGGCTCCACAGCTACAACAACTACCTGTCGCCAATAGCCATGGAGCAAAAAGCGGCATAAACACCGTAACCGGTGTCCGGGATTACTTGACCAGTTCAGGCTCGCTCCCACAAAAACGGCGCTGAACCCTGTGGGAGCGAGCCTGCTCGCGAAAGAGGCGACTCGGTTCTGGATCAAATCTCAACCGCAGGAATATGCCCAAACATCTCCTGCACAAACGCCACGCGCTCTTCGACCGTTTCGGTCACGCCATGAGCCTTGAGGTCTTCCAGCCGCGCCTCGACCGCATGAGTACGCAACGTCAGGCCGCAGTCATTGGCAATCTGGATATTCAGCCCCGGCCGGGCGTTGAGTTCCAGGATCAGCGGGCCTTTTTCCTGGTCCAGGACCATGTCGACACCGATGTAGCCCAAGCCGCACAACTCATGACAGCCAGCGGCGAGTTTCATGAAACCGTCCCAGTAGGGCAGTTGCACGCCATCCACTGCATTCGTGGTGTCCGGGTGTTTGTTGATGATGTTGTTCATCCAGGTGCCGCGCAGGGTCAGGCCGGTGGCCAGGTCCACGCCGACACCGATGGCGCCCTGGTGCAGGTTGGCCTTGCCATTGGACTGGCGCGTCGGCAGGCGCAACATGGCCATCACCGGGTAACCCATCAAAACAATGATGCGAATGTCCGGCACGCCTTCATAGCTGATGCTCTTGAAGATCTGGTCCGGAATCACCCGGTATTCGATTAGCGCCCGGTCGCGGTGACCGCCCAGAGAGTACAGGCCGGTCAGGATGCTGGAAACCTGGTGCTCGATTTCCTCATGGCTGATGATCCGGCCGGACACCGTGCGGTAACGCCCTTCAAAGCGGTCGGCGATCACCAGGATGCCATCACCGCCAGCGCCCTGGGCAGGTTTGATCACGAAGTCACTGCGTGCGCCAATGATCTCTTCGAGATTGTCGATTTCCTTCTCGGTGGAGATCACGCCATACAACTCGGGCACATGGATGCCGGCGGCAATGGCGCGTTCCTTAGTGATGATCTTGTCATCGACGATCGGGTACAGGCTGCGCTTGTTGTACTTGAGCACGTAGTCTGCGTTGCGCCGATTGATCCCCATGATGCCCCGGGCTTCCAGGGCCTTCCAGGTCTTCCAGTAGCCGAACATCAGGCGTCAGCCTTCTTCAGGAAGGCCTTGAAACGCACCAGCTCGGTCAGGCGGTAACCGCGATAACGACCCATGGCCAGCATGAAGCCCACCAGGATCAGCAGGATCGCCGGGAAAGTGAACACGAAGTACACCAGTTCCGGCACGGTCATGATCAGGTGTGCCAGGGACGCGGCGAACAGCGTGCCGATGGCCACTTTCATGGCATGGCCACCGCCGCGTTCTTCCCAGGTGATCGACAGGCGTTCGATGGTCATGGTCAGGATCACCATCGGGAACAGCGCCACCGACAAGCCGCGTTCCAGGCCGAGTTTATGGCTGAGCAGGCTGATGGCCGCAATCAGCACCACCACGAACGTCAGTACCACCGACAGCCTCGGCAGCATTTGCAGTTTCAGGTGTTCGAGATAGGAGCGCAGCGACAGGCCGAGCGTCGTGATGATGGTAAACAGCACGATACCGAAACCGAGCTGGGTTTCGCGGAAGGCCAGGGCGATCAGTACCGGGGTGAAGGTGCCCAGGGTCTGGATGCCGATCAGGTTGCGCAGGATCAGGATCACCAACACGCCGATCGGGATCATCACCATGATCATGAAGGTCTGCTGGGTTTGCAGCGGCAGGCCGTACAACGAATATTCGAGGAAGTTGGCGTCGGTGTTTTCATCGGTCAGCTTGGCCAGGCGAATGGCGTTCATTTCGCTGTTGTTCAGGCTGAAGGTCACGTTGGCTTTCTTGCCGCCATCGACGGTGATCAGGTTTTCATCGCCGCTCCACCACAGCAGGCGGTCGGTCGGCAGGCCCTGTTCACCGGATTCCGGGTTGAAGTACAGCCAGTCGGTGCCATTGAAACTGCGCAGCCACAGTTCCGGTATTTGCGGCTGGTCGGCCACCAGGCGGATGGTGTGGACCTTCTCGATCGGTACGTGGGCGATGGACAACAGCAACTCGACGATTTTCGCCTTGTGCGCCGCGGATGGATCACCGGCCAGCAGCAGTTTCACGTTGTCGTCGTTGAGGTTGTTGACCCGCTTGATGGCTTCGCCGACGAAGGTTTCGACGTCGGCCGAGTGTTGGCGAATCGGTGCGAGCAGGGCTTCGGCGGCGATTTTTTCCGGGCCTTCGATAGTCATGCTGTCGCGAAAGGTCGGGCCTTTGATCTTGGCTTTCTCGCCGGAATAACGCTTGGTCAGCACCAGGCGGTAATACAGCGTCTGATTGCCTTTGGCCCGGCGTGCCGACCAGGTGACCTTGCGGTTGCCATCGACCCGGTTCACGGCCACGCCGTAGTTGTTGGAGATGAAGCTCTCGTTGAGGCTGACGAAGTCGCGGCTCAGCGGCGGCACGAACATCTGGATCTTGACCGGGTCCTTGGCACTGGCGACGAACTCGACCTTGGCGTCGATGTTCCACAGGTCGTCGGTGGCGTCTTCGGTCACCGGGATGCCCAGTACGAAGATCTGATAGGCCGTAACTGAAATGCCCAGCACCACCAGGATGGCGATCAGCAGTTTCAGGTGAAGGGTAAGAGAGCGCATTTGAATTACTCGGCGGTATGAGCGTCGGTGGTGCAGGCGGGTTTGCCGGCAGCATATTTAAGGCTGGGGTCAACCAGTGCATCGAAGCGCTTGAGTGCTTCGGAGCCAATCAGGAGCGGATATTGGAACGCGCTGCGGTCGGTCAGGTTCACTTCGATGCTGCGCAGGGCCGAGCCCATGCAGATGTCCAGTTCGATCACCGGGCGGGCGGTGTACTTCTTGCCTTCCTCCGGGTCGTAGTCGCCGGCCCGGCGCTTGATCTTGCTGACACGGGCCAGCGGGCGTTCGATCGGGTGCGAATGGGCGGCGTCGATGGCCAGGTAAAAACGTACCCACGACTCGCCGTTGCGTTTGAAACGTTTGATATCCCGTGCACTCAGGGAAGCGGTTTTCGCCCCGGTGTCGAGTTTGGCCGCCACTTCCAGATCGATGCCGTTGAGCGATGCGTACTCATTCAGGCCATACACGGTCTTTTCCCCGGCCATTGCGAAGCCGGGCAGGCAAAGGAAATAAAGGAAGGTGGGGAAGGGCTTGAGTCTCATAAATCCTGGTGCGCAGCGGTCCGACTTGATTCAAGGCCCTGGCATCGCTGCGCAAGCTCCCTCGTATGCCTGTCAGGGTTTTATGACAGGCAGTGCAGATGTGACAAACAAATGCGGGCGGCATTCTAGCACGGTGGTTTGATGGCGCCAGCGCTGGCCGGTGGCTATAAATAGACGGGTTGCTTCGTTATGGTGCAACCGGTTATCAGAAGATTGTCGACAATATATATTTATCCTTTGACTGCATCGCCTGTATTCGTTAGTTTTTACGGCATTGGCTCACAAGGTGTCGACAATATGCTGGATCAACTCGATCCCCCGGTTTCTACGCAAGACGATACGGAGACGCTTTCCGAGAATGTCTTCCGACGCATTCAGGCGGCTATCGTCAAAGGCGATATCGCGCCGGGCAGCAAAATCTCCGAGCCGGAACTGGCGCGCACCTACGGCATCAGCCGTGGCCCGCTGCGCGAGGCCATCCACCGTCTGGAAGGCCAGCGCCTGCTGGTTCGCGTGCCGCATGTCGGCGCTCGGGTGGTGTCGCTCAACCACGCCGAACTGATTGAACTATACGAAATCCGCGAATCCCTGGAAGGCATGGCCTGTCGCCTGGCCGCCGAGCGCATGAGCCTCGAAGAAATCGACGAACTGCGTCGGGTCCTGGAAACCCACGAGCGCGATGAGGCGTTTCAGGCCGGGAGAGGCTATTACCAGCAGGAAGGCGATTTCGACTTCCATTACCGAATCATCCAGGGCAGCGGCAACCGCACGCTGACCCAAATGCTCTGTGGCGAGCTGTATCAACTGGTGCGCATGTACCGCATCCAGTTTTCCACCACGCCCAATCGCCCGCACCAGGCGTTCGCCGAGCACCACCGAATTCTCGATGCCATTGCCGACCGTGACGGTGAACTGGCCGAGTTGTTGATGCGCCGTCACATCGGCGCCTCCAAACGCAACATCGCCCGTCATTACCAGGACGGCGCTAACCCGACAGCCAAACGAGGTGAGTCATGAGTTTGAACAAGAGCACTCCAGGCCAGCGTTTCCGCGATGCGGTCGCCAGCGAGCATCCATTGCAAGTGGTCGGCGCGATCAACGCCAACCATGCGCTGCTGGCCAAGCGCGCCGGTTTCAAGGCGATCTACCTGTCGGGTGGCGGGGTGGCTGCCGGCTCCCTCGGCGTGCCGGACCTGGGCATCACCGGCCTGGATGACGTGCTGACCGACGTGCGCCGTATCACCGATGTTTGCGACCTGCCGCTGCTGGTGGACGTGGACACCGGTTTCGGTTCCTCGGCGTTCAACGTCGCTCGCACCGTCAAGTCGATGATCAAGTTTGGCGCCGCAGCGATTCACATCGAAGACCAGGTCGGCGCCAAGCGCTGCGGTCACCGTCCTAACAAGGAAATCGTGACCCAGCAGGAAATGATCGACCGCATCAAGGCGGCCGTCGATGCCCGTACCGATGACAGCTTCGTGATCATGGCCCGTACCGACGCCCTGGCGGTGGAAGGCCTGGAGTCTGCCCTGGATCGCGCCGCTGCGTGCATCGAGGCCGGCGCCGACATGGTGTTCCCGGAAGCCATCACCGAGCTTGAAATGTACAAGCTGTTCGCCAGCCGTGTGAAAGCGCCGATCCTGGCCAACATCACCGAGTTCGGCGCGACGCCGCTGTACACCACCGAACAGCTGGCCGCTGCCGACGTATCGCTGGTGCTGTACCCGCTGTCGGCGTTCCGTGCCATGAACAAGGCCGCGGAAAACGTCTACACCGCGATCCGTCGCGACGGCACTCAACAAAACGTCATCGACACCATGCAGACCCGCATGGAGCTTTACGATCGCATCGACTACCACACCTTCGAGCAGAAGCTCGATGCGTTGTTCGCCGCGAAAAAGTAAGTCGAATAACTCCCTAATAAATTCAAGAAATTGGAGGCAGAAATGGCCGAAGCAAAAGTACTCAGTGGCGCCGGGCTCCGTGGCCAGGTAGCCGGGCAAACCGCACTGTCCACCGTGGGCCAGTCGGGTGCCGGTCTGACCTATCGTGGTTATGACGTCCGTGAACTGGCGGCAGACGCGCAGTTTGAAGAAGTGGCCTACCTGCTGCTGTACGGCGAACTGCCGAGCAAAGCGCAACTGGCAGCCTACGTTGCCAAACTGAGCAAGCTGCGTGACCTGCCGCAAGCGCTGAAAGAAGTGCTGGAACGCATCCCCGCCGACGCCCACCCGATGGACGTGATGCGCACTGGCTGCTCGTTCCTGGGCAATCTGGAGCCGGAGAACGACTTCTCCGAGCAGCACGACAAGACCGACCGCCTGCTGGCTGCGTTCCCGGCGATCATGACTTACTGGTATCGCTTCAGCCACGAAGGCAAGCGCATCGATTGCGTGAGCGACGAGCAGTCCATCGGTGGCCACTTCCTGCACCTGCTGCACGGCAAGAAGCCGAGCGAGCTGCACGTGAAGGTGATGAACGTTTCGCTGATCCTCTACGCAGAGCACGAGTTCAACGCGTCGACCTTCACCGCACGTGTTTGCGCATCGACCCTGTCCGACCTGTATTCGTGCATCACTGCGGCCATCGGCTCGCTGCGCGGCCCGCTGCACGGCGGCGCCAACGAAGCGGCGATGGAAATGATCGAGCGCTTCTTGTCGCCGGAAGACGCGATCAAGGGCACCCTCGGCATGCTCGAGCGCAAGGACAAGATCATGGGCTTCGGCCACGCGATCTATAAGGACAACGATCCGCGCAACGAGGTGATCAAGGGCTGGTCGAAAAAGCTCGCCGACGAAGTGGGCGACAAGGTGTTGTTCCCGGTGTCCGAAGCCATCGACAAGACCATGTGGGAGCAGAAGAAACTGTTCCCGAACGCCGACTTCTACCATGCCTCGGCGTACCACTTCATGGGCATCCCGACCAAGTTGTTCACACCGATCTTCGTCTGCTCGCGCCTGACCGGCTGGGCCGCCCACGTGTACGAACAACGTGCCAACAACCGCATCATCCGTCCAAGCGCCGAGTACACCGGCGTTGAACAGCGCAAGTTCGTACCAATCGAACAACGCTGAATGGTGGAGGCCTGAACCTCGGCAACTGAAGGAACCGAGAACCTGTGGGAGCGAGCCTGCTCGCGAAGACGGACTGACATTCAACATCGATGTTGACTGATATACCGCTTTCGCGAGCAGGCTCGCTCCCACAGTGGATAGTGTGACCTTCAGTACTGGTGCCAGGCCCCACCTTTTGTAACTACCGTGACCGAGTCCTGACGATGAACACTGAATTCCGCAAATCGCTGCCCGGCAGCCACCTGGATTACTTCGACGTCCGCGCGGCAGTCGAGGCGATCCAGCCTGGCGCCTACGACACCCTGCCGTACACCTCCCGTGTGCTGGCGGAAAACCTTGTGCGTCGCTGCGACCCGGCCACGCTCACCGAATCCCTGAAGCAATTCATCGAGCGCAAACGCGACCTCGACTTCCCGTGGTTCCCGGCCCGCGTGGTGTGCCACGACATCCTCGGCCAGACCGCTTTGGTCGACCTCGCCGGCCTGCGTGACGCCATCGCCCTGCAAGGCGGTGACCCAGCGCAAGTCAACCCGGTGGTGCCGACCCAACTGATCGTCGACCACTCCCTGGCCGTCGAGCGCGGTGGTTTCGATCCAGAGGCGTTCGAGAAGAACCGCGCCATCGAAGACCGTCGCAACGAAGACCGGTTCCACTTCATCAACTGGACCAAGAAGGCGTTCAAGAACGTCGACGTGATCCCGCCGGGCAACGGCATCATGCACCAGATCAACCTGGAGAAAATGTCTCCGGTGATCCAGGTGCGTGACGGCGTGGCCTTCCCTGATACCTGCGTCGGCACCGACAGCCACACCCCGCACGTCGATGCGTTGGGCGTGATCGCCATCGGTGTCGGTGGTCTCGAAGCCGAAAGCGTGATGCTCGGCCGCGCATCGTGGATGCGTCTGCCGGAAAGCGTTGGCGTCGAATTGACTGGCAAGCTGCAACCGGGCATCACCGCCACCGACATGGTGCTGGCGCTGACCGAGTTCCTGCGCAAGCAAAAAGTGGTTGGCGCGTGGCTGGAGTTCTTCGGCGAAGGCGCATCAAAGCTGACCCTTGGCGACCGCGCGACCATCTCCAACATGGCTCCGGAATACGGCGCCACCGCGGCGATGTTCTACATCGACCAGCAGACCATCGACTACCTCAAGCTCACCGGCCGTGAAGACGAGCAGGTGCAGCTGGTCGAGAACTACGCCAAGCAGACCGGCCTGTGGGCTGACAGCCTCAAAGGCGCGCAATACGAGCGCGGCCTGACCTTCGACCTGTCCTCGGTTGTGCGCAACATGGCTGGCCCAAGCAACCCGCACGCCCGTGTCGCGGTTTCGGATCTGGCAGCCAAAGGCATCTCCGGCCAATGGGACGATGTGCCGGGCCAGATGCCGGACGGCGCGGTGATCATCGCCGCCATCACCAGCTGCACCAACACCAGCAACCCGCGCAACGTGATCGCCGCCGGCTTGCTGGCGCGCAACGCCAACAAGCTCGGCCTGACCCGCAAGCCATGGGTCAAGTCGTCCCTGGCACCGGGTTCGAAAACCGTGGCGCTGTACCTCGATGAAGCCGGTTTGACTAAAGAACTGGACCAGCTCGGTTTCGGCGTCGTGGCTTTCGCCTGCACCACTTGCAACGGCATGTCCGGTGCACTGGACCCGGTGATCCAGCAAGAGATCATCGACCGCGACCTGTACGCCACTGCCGTGTTGTCCGGTAACCGTAACTTCGACGGGCGGATTCACCCGTACGCCAAGCAGGCGTTCCTCGCGTCGCCGCCATTGGTCGTCGCTTACGCCATCGCCGGCACCATCCGTTTCGACATCGAAAAGGATGTGCTGGGCGTAGTGGATGGCAAGGAAATCCGTCTGAAAGACATCTGGCCGAGCGACGAAGAAATCGACGCAGTGGTCAAGGCTTCGGTGAAGCCGGAGCAGTTCCGTCAGGTGTACATCCCGATGTTCGCCATCCACGAAGACACCGGCCCGAAAGTCGCGCCGCTGTACGACTGGCGTGAAATGAGCACCTACATCCGCCGTCCGCCGTACTGGGAAGGCGCGCTGGCCGGCGCTCGTCCGCTCAAGGGCATGCGTCCGCTGGCAGTGCTGCCGGACAACATCACCACCGATCACCTGTCGCCGTCCAACGCCATCATGCTCGACAGCGCCGCTGGCGAATACCTGGCGAAAATGGGCCTGCCGGAAGAGGACTTCAACTCTTACGCGACTCACCGTGGTGACCACCTGACCGCGCAGCGTGCGACGTTCGCCAACCCGAAACTGTTCAACGAAATGGTTCAGGAAGACGGCAAGGTCAAGCAAGGTTCGCTGGCCCGCGTCGAGCCGGAAGGCAAAGTAATGCGCATGTGGGAAGCCATCGAGACCTACATGGATCGCAAGCAGCCGCTGATCATCATTGCCGGTGCCGACTACGGTCAGGGTTCGTCCCGCGACTGGGCGGCCAAGGGCGTGCGCCTGGCGGGTGTGGAAGCGATTGCCGCCGAAGGTTTCGAGCGCATTCACCGCACCAACCTGGTGGGCATGGGCGTGTTGCCGCTGGAGTTCAAAGCGGGCACCAACCGTCACACCCTGGCCATCGACGGCAGCGAAACCTACGACGTGATTGGCGACCGCACTCCACGTGCCGACCTGACGCTGGTGATCCATCGCAAGAACGGCGAACGCGTCGATGTGCCGGTGACCTGCCGCCTCGACACCGCTGAAGAAGTGTCGATCTACGAAGCCGGTGGCGTGCTGCAACGCTTCGCCCAGGACTTCCTCGAAGAATCGGCGGTTGCCGTCTAAAACAAGCTGTGCAGACGCGGGACTTTGAGTCCCGTGTCTGTTTTCAGATCAGGAGTAAGCAGCACCATGGCTCACGCAGCTCAGATCAAGATTCCCGCCACCTACATGCGCGGCGGCACCAGCAAGGGCGTGTTTTTCAGCCTGACGGATTTGCCAGAAGCGGCACAGGTTCCAGGCCCGGCCCGCGATGCCTTGTTGCTGCGCGTGATCGGCAGCCCCGATCCGTACGACAAGCAAATCGACGGCATGGGCGGCGCGACCTCCAGCACCAGCAAAACCGTGATCCTGTCGAAGAGCATCAAGGCTGATCACGACGTCGATTACCTGTTCGGCCAGGTCTCCATCGACAAGCCTTTCGTGGACTGGAGCGGCAACTGCGGCAACCTGTCGGCGGCGGTCGGTTCGTTCGCCGTCAGCAATGGCCTGGTGGACGCCAGCCGCATCCCGCACAACGGCGTGGCTGTGGTTCGCGTGTGGCAGGCCAACATCGGCAAGACCATCATCGCCCATGTGCCGATCACCAATGGTGAAGTGCAGGAGACCGGTGATTTCGAACTCGACGGCGTGACCTTCCCGGCGGCCGAAGTGCAGATCGAGTTCCTTGATCCGGCAGCGGACGAAGAGGGTGGTGGCGGTTCGATGTTCCCTACCGGCAACCTGGTGGATGACCTGGAAGTACCCGGCGTCGGTACCTTCAAGGCGACCATGATCAACGCTGGCATCCCGACGATTTTCGTCAATGCCGAAGACATCGGCTACAAGGGCACCGAGTTGCAGGGTGCGATCAATGGCGACCCGAAAGCCTTGCTCATGTTCGAAACCATTCGCGCTTACGGCGCATTGCGCATGGGCCTGATTTCCAACATCGACGAAGCGGCCAAACGCCAACACACGCCAAAAGTGGCCTTCGTGGCCAAGCCGGCGGACTACGTGGCGTCCAGCGGCAAGGCGATTGCCGCAGGCGATGTCGACCTGCTGGTGCGTGCAC includes:
- the prpB gene encoding methylisocitrate lyase; this translates as MSLNKSTPGQRFRDAVASEHPLQVVGAINANHALLAKRAGFKAIYLSGGGVAAGSLGVPDLGITGLDDVLTDVRRITDVCDLPLLVDVDTGFGSSAFNVARTVKSMIKFGAAAIHIEDQVGAKRCGHRPNKEIVTQQEMIDRIKAAVDARTDDSFVIMARTDALAVEGLESALDRAAACIEAGADMVFPEAITELEMYKLFASRVKAPILANITEFGATPLYTTEQLAAADVSLVLYPLSAFRAMNKAAENVYTAIRRDGTQQNVIDTMQTRMELYDRIDYHTFEQKLDALFAAKK
- the prpC gene encoding 2-methylcitrate synthase — translated: MAEAKVLSGAGLRGQVAGQTALSTVGQSGAGLTYRGYDVRELAADAQFEEVAYLLLYGELPSKAQLAAYVAKLSKLRDLPQALKEVLERIPADAHPMDVMRTGCSFLGNLEPENDFSEQHDKTDRLLAAFPAIMTYWYRFSHEGKRIDCVSDEQSIGGHFLHLLHGKKPSELHVKVMNVSLILYAEHEFNASTFTARVCASTLSDLYSCITAAIGSLRGPLHGGANEAAMEMIERFLSPEDAIKGTLGMLERKDKIMGFGHAIYKDNDPRNEVIKGWSKKLADEVGDKVLFPVSEAIDKTMWEQKKLFPNADFYHASAYHFMGIPTKLFTPIFVCSRLTGWAAHVYEQRANNRIIRPSAEYTGVEQRKFVPIEQR
- the acnD gene encoding Fe/S-dependent 2-methylisocitrate dehydratase AcnD, whose protein sequence is MNTEFRKSLPGSHLDYFDVRAAVEAIQPGAYDTLPYTSRVLAENLVRRCDPATLTESLKQFIERKRDLDFPWFPARVVCHDILGQTALVDLAGLRDAIALQGGDPAQVNPVVPTQLIVDHSLAVERGGFDPEAFEKNRAIEDRRNEDRFHFINWTKKAFKNVDVIPPGNGIMHQINLEKMSPVIQVRDGVAFPDTCVGTDSHTPHVDALGVIAIGVGGLEAESVMLGRASWMRLPESVGVELTGKLQPGITATDMVLALTEFLRKQKVVGAWLEFFGEGASKLTLGDRATISNMAPEYGATAAMFYIDQQTIDYLKLTGREDEQVQLVENYAKQTGLWADSLKGAQYERGLTFDLSSVVRNMAGPSNPHARVAVSDLAAKGISGQWDDVPGQMPDGAVIIAAITSCTNTSNPRNVIAAGLLARNANKLGLTRKPWVKSSLAPGSKTVALYLDEAGLTKELDQLGFGVVAFACTTCNGMSGALDPVIQQEIIDRDLYATAVLSGNRNFDGRIHPYAKQAFLASPPLVVAYAIAGTIRFDIEKDVLGVVDGKEIRLKDIWPSDEEIDAVVKASVKPEQFRQVYIPMFAIHEDTGPKVAPLYDWREMSTYIRRPPYWEGALAGARPLKGMRPLAVLPDNITTDHLSPSNAIMLDSAAGEYLAKMGLPEEDFNSYATHRGDHLTAQRATFANPKLFNEMVQEDGKVKQGSLARVEPEGKVMRMWEAIETYMDRKQPLIIIAGADYGQGSSRDWAAKGVRLAGVEAIAAEGFERIHRTNLVGMGVLPLEFKAGTNRHTLAIDGSETYDVIGDRTPRADLTLVIHRKNGERVDVPVTCRLDTAEEVSIYEAGGVLQRFAQDFLEESAVAV
- the prpF gene encoding 2-methylaconitate cis-trans isomerase PrpF, yielding MAHAAQIKIPATYMRGGTSKGVFFSLTDLPEAAQVPGPARDALLLRVIGSPDPYDKQIDGMGGATSSTSKTVILSKSIKADHDVDYLFGQVSIDKPFVDWSGNCGNLSAAVGSFAVSNGLVDASRIPHNGVAVVRVWQANIGKTIIAHVPITNGEVQETGDFELDGVTFPAAEVQIEFLDPAADEEGGGGSMFPTGNLVDDLEVPGVGTFKATMINAGIPTIFVNAEDIGYKGTELQGAINGDPKALLMFETIRAYGALRMGLISNIDEAAKRQHTPKVAFVAKPADYVASSGKAIAAGDVDLLVRALSMGKLHHAMMGTAAVAIGTAAAISGTLVNLAAGGIERNAVRFGHPSGTLRVGAEASQVNGEWTVNKAIMSRSARVLMEGYVRVPGDSF